A genomic region of Magnolia sinica isolate HGM2019 chromosome 6, MsV1, whole genome shotgun sequence contains the following coding sequences:
- the LOC131248124 gene encoding probable purine permease 11, translated as METAMEVAAQEPNSPKDAAAATQLLPSPRFKRRHWWLLVILSTIFLLSGQSVGTLLGRVYFNKGGNSKWMETLVQSAGFPILILPLILFPSSPTSSTNNTPPSFTTLAFLYTSLGLLFAADNMLYSYGLLYLPVSTYSLICASQLAFNVLFSYFLNSQKLTPLILNSVVLLTFSSSLIAVRADSKGPMKTSTGKYAAGFLCTLGASAAYSLLLSLTQLSFEKILKKENLSVVLEIQIYPAAVASLVCVVGLFASGEWKHLEGEMEGFRTGRVSYVMNLAWTAVAWQISAIGSLGLIFVVSSLFCNVIGTVALPITPVAGVILFHEKMDGVKIVAMFLAIWGFISYIYQQYVDDSELKETARTVVIEIPDVSSKETARAVVNEIPDGSGLKEVSP; from the exons ATGGAGACAGCGATGGAA GTAGCAGCCCAAGAGCCAAACTCACCGAAAGATGCAGCTGCCGCCACTCAATTACTGCCGTCTCCAAGGTTCAAACGCCGCCATTGGTGGCTCCTGGTGATTCTTAGCACTATCTTTCTCCTCTCCGGCCAATCTGTAGGCACTCTCCTTGGACGGGTCTACTTCAACAAAGGAGGAAATAGCAAATGGATGGAGACACTAGTGCAATCCGCCGGCTTTCCAATTCTCATCCTCCCTCTCATCCTCTTTCCTTCCTCACCAACCTCTTCCACCAACAATACCCCACCTTCATTCACCACCCTTGCATTCCTCTACACTTCCCTTGGACTTCTCTTCGCCGCGGATAACATGTTGTATTCTTATGGCCTCTTATACCTTCCCGTCTCGACGTATTCACTCATCTGTGCCTCTCAGCTGGCCTTCAACGTGCTCTTCTCCTACTTCCTCAATTCACAGAAGCTGACGCCATTGATCCTCAATTCTGTAGTCCTACTCACCTTCTCTTCATCCCTCATCGCCGTCCGCGCTGATTCAAAGGGCCCCATGAAAACCTCGACGGGGAAGTATGCAGCTGGATTCCTATGCACGTTGGGAGCTTCAGCGGCATATTCTCTATTGCTTTCTCTCACACAACTCTCCTTTGAGAAAATTCTCAAGAAGGAGAACCTCTCTGTGGTGTTGGAAATTCAAATCTACCCAGCTGCTGTGGCCAGTTTGGTTTGTGTGGTGGGCCTCTTCGCCAGTGGTGAGTGGAAGCACTTGGAGGGTGAGATGGAGGGGTTCAGGACTGGGAGGGTGTCGTATGTGATGAATCTGGCGTGGACCGCGGTGGCTTGGCAGATCTCTGCCATTGGTTCTTTGGGGTTGATTTTTGTGGTGTCATCTCTCTTTTGCAATGTCATTGGCACAGTAGCTTTGCCTATAACACCAGTTGCTGGTGTGATCTTGTtccatgagaaaatggatggagtgAAGATTGTAGCTATGTTTTTGGCTATTTGGGGATTCATTTCTTATATCTATCAGCAATACGTTGATGATTCCGAGTTGAAGGAGACAGCAAGAACAGTTGTCATTGAAATCCCTGATGTGTCATCCAAGGAGACAGCAAGAGCAGTTGTCAATGAAATCCCTGATGGGTCTGGCTTGAAAGAGGTCAGTCCATGA